The proteins below are encoded in one region of Candidatus Krumholzibacteriota bacterium:
- a CDS encoding glycosyltransferase family 39 protein — MTTTADRIALAVILFFVLFLLFFGGRYHRMETVGGAEWDGYVDRVEELRGGALPRDPYRPLLYTIVAAAAGGIVGDSFAGARIVSTLAAGLFLLFAWRAGRGQSGSWAGLFAASALALNVNVFTLGLSASTDMLFAAFALASVLLAARLRETPSARGAAALGAVVGLACFTRYTGFFLLPVALAALLWPADAGRGGGRAGRTAAFLLAGACVLIPHAILSIRVFGVPFYSESWKNLAFKLHGGGDWSYFSRMPAGGLWAVISADPAAFLAGGAVEIGRFFRSTLYYLGGAGPAGALFAALAAAGAARELVRRRHPAAILFVAVYLPAVCLFFFSGVRFLLPLLPILYLAAAGLLDAGWFRRPIGRWRWTRGALVAAALLVATAVSTATRLPAFVRAHPTAELAAARKLGEAHGPGIVVLGTFPFMQRYVEYRWVEIASPSGTDDAGYGERLCRQARETGADFAVVGRLTLGSRPAGLLGGGGAPSCLELISRDGDVSLYRVRGVGE, encoded by the coding sequence ATGACGACGACCGCCGACCGCATCGCCCTCGCCGTCATTCTTTTCTTCGTGCTCTTCCTGCTTTTCTTCGGCGGCAGGTACCACCGGATGGAGACGGTCGGGGGCGCCGAGTGGGACGGATACGTCGACCGCGTCGAGGAACTGCGCGGCGGCGCCCTGCCCCGCGATCCCTACCGGCCGCTCCTCTACACGATCGTCGCGGCGGCAGCCGGGGGGATCGTCGGCGATTCCTTCGCCGGCGCGCGCATCGTCTCGACGCTCGCCGCGGGACTTTTCCTCCTTTTCGCGTGGCGTGCCGGGCGCGGGCAATCCGGATCGTGGGCGGGCCTCTTCGCCGCGTCGGCCCTGGCCCTCAACGTCAACGTCTTCACCCTCGGGCTGAGCGCGTCCACCGACATGCTCTTCGCCGCGTTCGCGCTGGCGTCGGTGCTGCTCGCCGCGCGTCTCCGCGAGACCCCCTCGGCCCGGGGGGCGGCCGCCCTCGGCGCGGTCGTCGGGCTCGCCTGCTTCACGCGCTACACCGGGTTCTTTTTGTTGCCCGTGGCCCTCGCCGCATTGCTGTGGCCGGCGGACGCGGGACGGGGAGGCGGCAGGGCCGGACGGACCGCGGCGTTCCTTCTCGCCGGCGCCTGCGTCCTCATCCCGCACGCGATCCTCTCGATCCGGGTCTTCGGCGTCCCCTTCTACAGCGAATCGTGGAAGAACCTCGCCTTCAAGCTGCACGGCGGCGGCGACTGGTCGTACTTCTCCCGCATGCCGGCGGGGGGCCTGTGGGCGGTCATCTCCGCCGACCCGGCGGCCTTCCTCGCCGGCGGCGCCGTCGAGATCGGCCGCTTCTTCCGTTCGACGCTCTACTATCTCGGCGGCGCGGGGCCCGCCGGGGCGCTCTTCGCCGCGCTCGCCGCGGCCGGGGCCGCGCGGGAGCTCGTTCGGCGGCGGCACCCGGCGGCGATCCTCTTCGTCGCCGTCTATCTCCCCGCCGTCTGCCTCTTCTTCTTCTCGGGTGTACGCTTCCTTCTCCCGCTCCTGCCGATCCTCTACCTCGCGGCGGCCGGGCTTCTCGACGCGGGCTGGTTCAGGCGGCCGATCGGGCGATGGCGATGGACCCGCGGCGCCCTCGTCGCCGCGGCGCTCCTCGTTGCGACGGCCGTCTCCACCGCCACGCGCCTGCCCGCCTTCGTCCGGGCGCACCCGACGGCCGAGCTGGCCGCCGCGCGAAAGCTCGGCGAGGCGCACGGGCCGGGGATCGTCGTCCTCGGCACCTTCCCGTTCATGCAACGGTACGTGGAATATCGCTGGGTGGAGATCGCGTCGCCGTCGGGAACGGACGACGCCGGATACGGAGAACGTCTGTGCCGCCAGGCGCGGGAGACCGGGGCCGATTTCGCGGTCGTCGGCCGCCTCACGCTCGGTTCCCGGCCGGCGGGGCTCCTCGGCGGCGGCGGCGCGCCATCCTGTCTCGAGTTGATCAGCCGGGACGGGGATGTATCGCTCTACCGCGTACGCGGCGTCGGGGAGTGA